A single region of the Peptococcus niger genome encodes:
- a CDS encoding RsbRD N-terminal domain-containing protein produces MMQRLKEFLQTHQKALRDEWFKLALSAYPETGRPFFEKVTGGFDNPVGQTIYDSLTALLAELLQDAPDEEVILAQVSNIMAIKAVQDVAPSKAASVFPAFKQVVMRAVCPKGKCQVATEELIDFFDALDTVTLYAFDVYLERRVQIYEMRLAQIKANNDILVRANLLDQALDMEDFMRCASTIGEDGGAACSSCPSARPSQSDESKGV; encoded by the coding sequence ATGATGCAGAGGCTTAAAGAATTCTTGCAGACGCACCAAAAGGCGCTGCGGGATGAATGGTTTAAGCTGGCGCTGTCGGCCTATCCTGAGACGGGCCGGCCGTTTTTTGAAAAGGTGACCGGCGGATTTGATAATCCGGTGGGGCAAACCATTTACGACAGCTTGACGGCCTTATTGGCAGAATTGCTGCAGGATGCCCCTGATGAGGAGGTCATCTTGGCGCAAGTGTCCAACATTATGGCCATTAAAGCTGTGCAGGATGTGGCACCGTCTAAAGCGGCCAGTGTCTTTCCGGCATTTAAGCAGGTGGTCATGCGGGCGGTTTGCCCTAAGGGCAAGTGTCAGGTGGCAACCGAAGAACTTATTGATTTTTTTGATGCTCTGGACACCGTGACCCTGTATGCTTTTGATGTTTATCTTGAGCGGCGCGTTCAAATTTATGAAATGCGTCTGGCTCAAATCAAAGCCAATAACGATATTTTGGTGCGCGCCAACTTATTGGATCAAGCTTTGGACATGGAGGATTTTATGCGTTGTGCAAGTACGATAGGGGAGGATGGCGGTGCTGCTTGCAG
- the ccsA gene encoding cytochrome c biogenesis protein CcsA, translating into MINWQHLLMAAPLVLAICTALGGALSKRSVGTNLATIAAALGFVATAGIIVVRGIQVGHLPLGSGLDFCLWLCAVLFLFNILLLRRLQLPAVSVLLSLMVGILGAWLLSQNQTVTPMAPALRSPWLSVHVLSAMFSYSVLTVSFVLSAVIAARPMDSTTIKLDEWAYRLVLLGLPLLTVMLVTGSVWAEYAWGSFWSWDWKEVWALVTWLVYALYLHLRVSGWRNKKAAVLNILGFAVVVFTFFGVSYLLPGLHSYL; encoded by the coding sequence ATGATTAATTGGCAACATTTACTTATGGCGGCGCCATTGGTCCTGGCCATTTGCACGGCCCTGGGCGGTGCCTTATCAAAACGAAGTGTCGGTACAAATTTGGCAACCATTGCGGCTGCCTTAGGCTTTGTGGCCACTGCGGGCATTATCGTTGTGCGTGGTATACAGGTGGGGCACTTGCCTTTGGGCAGCGGGTTGGATTTTTGCCTCTGGCTCTGTGCGGTACTCTTTCTATTTAATATACTTCTGTTACGTCGCTTACAGTTGCCGGCCGTATCAGTCCTGCTCAGCTTGATGGTGGGCATCCTGGGGGCTTGGCTTTTATCTCAGAATCAGACGGTGACGCCCATGGCGCCGGCACTCCGGTCGCCCTGGCTGTCGGTCCATGTGCTGTCAGCCATGTTTTCTTACAGTGTGCTTACCGTGTCCTTTGTGCTCTCAGCGGTGATTGCCGCACGTCCCATGGACAGCACAACAATTAAACTGGATGAATGGGCCTACCGGCTGGTGCTTTTAGGCCTACCCCTGCTTACTGTGATGCTGGTCACCGGCTCGGTGTGGGCAGAATACGCCTGGGGGAGTTTTTGGAGTTGGGACTGGAAAGAAGTTTGGGCACTGGTGACCTGGTTGGTCTATGCGCTCTATCTACATTTGCGCGTCAGCGGCTGGCGCAATAAGAAAGCGGCCGTTTTAAATATACTCGGCTTTGCTGTGGTGGTGTTTACATTTTTCGGCGTGAGTTATCTCCTGCCGGGCCTCCACAGTTATCTGTAA
- a CDS encoding cytochrome c biogenesis protein ResB: MLKFISSIRLAVILIATLAGMAVSATIFDQPDVFTSRPFLAVVAIFFVNLLTCTVQLWPALIRRLRRQVSDIAAKKSGFVSVDMTSEDLHALLKQERFSLHETKDGEDTVLYAVRGRLALMAPHVLHVAILIIIAGAVLSSFGVKATMQVAAGDVQALPEKIAEASGISDLAVKSFATEYDDKGQVANWRTDFELFAKGKTVDVGTTQVNHPYKKSGLSVYQMGYGKRFQMQLDGPRAELSGTYAFPEEQKIPLPDGHFMVQTMGDRALLFMQFDRAGKMIRQEALRPKAGLNLADGTRLTYLRPLEYTVLELKYGHGVIAVFSGFVLAALASLMMLMGRYAALGARIDATGAVSIWLDAKGHTRRRLSQALTLKDVTSND, encoded by the coding sequence ATGTTAAAGTTTATTTCATCAATACGGCTGGCCGTCATTTTGATTGCGACTTTAGCGGGCATGGCGGTCTCGGCAACGATTTTTGACCAGCCGGATGTCTTTACATCTCGACCCTTTTTAGCCGTTGTTGCCATTTTTTTTGTGAACCTTTTAACTTGCACGGTTCAATTGTGGCCGGCGCTGATTAGGCGTCTGCGACGGCAGGTGTCAGATATAGCTGCAAAAAAAAGTGGCTTTGTTTCAGTCGATATGACGTCCGAAGACTTGCATGCTCTTTTGAAGCAGGAGCGTTTCTCTCTTCACGAAACAAAAGATGGCGAGGATACGGTGCTTTATGCGGTGCGGGGGCGTCTGGCACTGATGGCGCCGCATGTGCTGCATGTGGCCATCTTGATCATCATTGCCGGGGCGGTCTTGTCCTCTTTCGGGGTCAAGGCAACGATGCAGGTTGCGGCTGGCGATGTGCAGGCCCTTCCGGAAAAGATTGCTGAGGCCAGCGGTATCAGTGACTTGGCCGTTAAATCTTTTGCCACAGAGTATGATGACAAGGGACAGGTGGCCAATTGGCGAACGGATTTTGAACTTTTTGCCAAGGGGAAAACAGTTGACGTCGGCACGACGCAGGTTAACCATCCTTATAAAAAGAGCGGCTTGTCCGTCTATCAAATGGGCTACGGCAAACGCTTTCAAATGCAGTTGGATGGCCCTAGGGCAGAGCTTAGCGGGACCTATGCTTTTCCGGAAGAGCAAAAAATTCCCCTGCCGGATGGGCATTTTATGGTGCAAACCATGGGCGACCGGGCCCTTTTATTTATGCAATTTGACCGGGCCGGTAAGATGATTCGTCAAGAAGCGCTGCGGCCGAAAGCCGGTTTAAACCTGGCAGACGGTACCCGGTTGACTTATCTGCGGCCCTTGGAGTATACGGTTTTAGAATTAAAATACGGGCATGGCGTTATTGCTGTCTTTAGCGGCTTTGTCCTGGCGGCGCTGGCCTCTTTGATGATGCTGATGGGACGCTATGCGGCCCTGGGCGCGCGGATTGACGCGACCGGTGCAGTGTCTATTTGGTTGGACGCCAAGGGCCATACGCGGCGAAGATTGTCGCAGGCTTTGACCTTGAAGGATGTGACAAGTAATGATTAA
- a CDS encoding YhgE/Pip domain-containing protein, giving the protein MRYYKDLYISPKEIHTLFSAQMRAIAHSKGTLFILAGLIILPSFYAWFNIYSVWDPYSKTENLKVAVVNDDAGYTFHDDNDQIPRSVSINAGDMLVVELNKNRKFDWQFVSREKAMKGVKDGRYYAAIVISKDFSKNLTSFTKEQPTRGKIHFYVNEKINAISPKVTETGMNTLQSEIDKSFTASISEVVLNGLADFDDRYIQIKPTLIRMIDTLDLINNQMSNFELRLSDYEKALQNLNNFTQEAKDKIPENIQRTRDLQALTLNAQNTLLAGKNDLYTIENLLNEQLSSLPTEVGSLNNDIRALSRLADDQSQVAEKYLNRLSDRADALSKRADDNRRDLIRLQNILPVKLAHLDQLIDRLDILSKKAEEFSQDVHGFKEALHCGNLNLNDATNRLINLSDILEETAEETRDLYKEQIRPNITTGIDLMVSALDQTYLSLNNLSDFMIKSSDLLGDSIILNANGQAAIMELRPILDATETGIEAARTKADKLKNDSQFNRATEIIKQDIASRANFIANPVDVQKKELYHLGNYGSAMAPFYTILALWVGAMLTMSMVSPVNIKGLELLPHAQFADMYVSRMLLFVLIAIFQGAIVSLGNLFLLGITVMHPWLYVLASLAISAIFGCFVFSLIFTFGNLGKAIAIIFLVLQISAGGGTFPVEMMPRFFRVIHPILPFTYAISLLRELSAGINPPAVRTDILALATVPIFSFLMVLIFGPSLRHIVHRLEKAIKNGGLE; this is encoded by the coding sequence ATGCGTTACTATAAAGATTTATATATTAGTCCAAAAGAAATCCATACCTTATTTTCTGCACAAATGCGAGCCATTGCCCATTCTAAAGGGACCTTATTTATTCTGGCAGGCTTGATCATCCTGCCCAGTTTTTATGCCTGGTTCAACATTTACTCGGTATGGGATCCCTATAGCAAAACGGAAAATTTAAAAGTGGCTGTGGTCAATGACGATGCCGGCTATACCTTCCATGACGATAACGATCAAATACCGCGATCCGTGTCGATTAATGCCGGAGATATGCTGGTCGTGGAGTTAAATAAAAACCGTAAATTTGACTGGCAGTTTGTTTCTCGAGAAAAAGCCATGAAGGGCGTTAAAGACGGCCGTTACTATGCGGCTATTGTAATCAGCAAGGATTTTAGTAAAAATTTAACGAGTTTTACCAAAGAACAACCGACACGGGGTAAAATTCATTTTTATGTCAATGAAAAGATCAATGCCATCAGCCCTAAAGTTACGGAAACGGGCATGAATACCCTCCAATCCGAGATTGATAAATCTTTTACCGCCTCCATTTCTGAGGTGGTTTTAAATGGCTTGGCGGATTTTGATGACCGGTATATCCAAATCAAGCCGACATTAATTCGCATGATCGATACCTTAGACCTGATAAATAATCAGATGAGTAACTTCGAGCTCCGTTTAAGCGATTATGAAAAAGCCCTCCAAAATCTCAATAATTTTACGCAGGAGGCCAAAGACAAAATACCCGAAAACATACAAAGAACAAGGGACTTGCAAGCCCTTACTTTAAATGCCCAAAATACCCTTTTAGCCGGCAAAAATGATCTTTACACCATCGAAAATTTATTAAACGAACAATTGTCCAGTTTACCGACAGAAGTAGGTAGTTTAAACAATGATATCCGCGCTTTATCACGGTTGGCAGATGACCAATCACAGGTGGCGGAAAAATACCTGAACCGCTTAAGCGACCGTGCCGATGCCCTTTCCAAGCGGGCAGACGATAATCGGCGCGACCTGATCCGTCTACAAAATATTCTACCGGTCAAGCTGGCGCATTTGGATCAATTGATTGACCGCCTGGATATCCTATCAAAAAAGGCGGAAGAATTTTCTCAAGACGTACATGGGTTTAAGGAGGCCCTCCATTGCGGAAACCTCAACCTTAACGATGCAACAAACCGGCTCATTAACTTAAGTGACATATTAGAAGAAACGGCTGAAGAAACTCGCGATCTTTACAAGGAGCAAATCCGTCCGAATATTACCACAGGCATTGACCTAATGGTTAGCGCCCTAGACCAGACCTACCTTAGTCTAAATAATTTATCTGATTTTATGATCAAGTCAAGCGACCTGCTGGGAGACAGCATTATCTTAAATGCGAACGGCCAGGCAGCCATTATGGAACTTCGCCCCATCTTGGACGCTACTGAAACAGGTATTGAGGCTGCCCGCACAAAAGCAGACAAGCTTAAAAATGACTCGCAATTTAACCGGGCCACAGAAATCATTAAACAAGACATTGCCTCACGCGCCAATTTTATCGCTAATCCGGTAGATGTCCAAAAAAAGGAACTTTACCATCTGGGCAATTACGGGTCTGCAATGGCACCCTTTTACACGATTCTCGCCCTATGGGTCGGCGCCATGCTTACCATGTCCATGGTAAGCCCTGTTAATATAAAGGGCCTGGAGCTTTTACCCCATGCACAATTTGCGGATATGTACGTGTCACGAATGTTGCTCTTTGTCTTGATTGCAATTTTCCAAGGGGCTATTGTTAGCTTGGGGAATTTATTCCTCCTAGGCATTACAGTGATGCATCCATGGTTATATGTTCTTGCGTCATTGGCCATTTCCGCCATATTCGGTTGCTTTGTTTTTTCCTTGATTTTTACCTTTGGGAATTTGGGCAAGGCCATTGCCATTATTTTCCTGGTCTTGCAAATTTCTGCCGGCGGTGGCACCTTCCCGGTGGAAATGATGCCGCGCTTTTTCCGGGTCATCCACCCCATCCTTCCCTTCACCTATGCCATCAGCCTCTTGCGTGAGCTCTCGGCCGGCATCAATCCACCAGCGGTGCGAACGGATATTTTAGCCCTGGCCACCGTTCCTATTTTCTCCTTTCTCATGGTGCTGATATTTGGCCCCTCCCTCCGCCATATTGTCCACCGGCTGGAGAAGGCCATCAAAAACGGCGGCCTGGAATAA